Proteins encoded by one window of Nocardia goodfellowii:
- the xdhB gene encoding xanthine dehydrogenase molybdopterin binding subunit: protein MSQLSERPEKPIVGVPMPHESASLHVTGTALYTDDLVYRTKDVLHAYPVQVMKAHGRITALRTEPALAVPGVVRVLTIADVPGVNDAGMKHDEPLFPEEVMFHGHAVAWVLGETLEAARQGAAAVEVDLEELPSVVTVREAIEKESFHGARPTMIRGDVAEGFANSAHVFTGEFEFKGQEHFYLETHCALAMVDEAGQMFIQSSTQHPSETQEIVAHVLGLHSHEVTVQCLRMGGGFGGKEMQPHGFAAIAALGAKLTGRPVRLRLNRTQDLTMSGKRHGFHAEWKIGFDAEGRIQALDATLTADGGWSLDLSEPVLARALCHIDNTYWIPNAHVAGRIAQSNTVSNTAFRGFGGPQGMLVIEDILGRCAPLLGLDPAELRERNFYQPGQSTPYGQPVGQTDRIGRIWHEVQNSADWAERQREIAMFNAAHPNTKRALAITGIKFGISFNLTAFNQGGSLVLIYKDGSVLINHGGTEMGQGLHTKMMQVAATTLGIPLHKVRLAPTRTDKVPNTSATAASAGADLNGGAIKNACEQLRARLVEVAGSQLGANASDVRIVDGVARVLGSDKELDWDSLVRTAYMQRVQLSASGFYRTEGLHWDAKIFQGSPFKYFAYGAAATEVEVDGFTGAYRIRRVDIVHDVGDSLSPLIDIGQVEGGFVQGAGWLTLEDLRWDTSDGPHRGRFLTQAASTYKLPSFSEMPEEFNVTLLENATEEGAVYGSKAVGEPPLMLAFSVREALRQAAAAFGPAGTSVDLGSPATPEAVYWAIEAARGNAGTGHGLTVGHVLANGNGHGGNGQAGNGQGKSAAITADALSRA from the coding sequence ATGAGTCAACTGTCCGAACGGCCGGAGAAGCCGATAGTCGGCGTGCCGATGCCGCATGAGAGCGCGTCGCTGCACGTCACGGGGACCGCGCTCTACACCGACGACCTGGTGTATCGCACCAAGGACGTGTTGCACGCCTACCCGGTGCAGGTCATGAAGGCGCACGGCCGGATCACCGCGCTGCGCACCGAGCCCGCGCTCGCCGTGCCCGGCGTGGTGCGCGTGCTCACCATTGCCGACGTGCCCGGCGTCAATGACGCGGGCATGAAGCACGACGAGCCGCTGTTTCCGGAGGAGGTCATGTTCCATGGCCACGCGGTGGCCTGGGTGCTGGGCGAGACCTTGGAAGCGGCCCGGCAGGGCGCGGCGGCCGTCGAGGTCGACCTCGAGGAGTTGCCCTCGGTCGTGACCGTGCGGGAGGCGATCGAGAAAGAGAGCTTCCACGGCGCGCGGCCCACCATGATTCGCGGCGATGTCGCGGAGGGTTTCGCCAACTCGGCGCACGTCTTCACCGGCGAGTTCGAGTTCAAGGGCCAAGAGCACTTCTATCTGGAGACGCACTGCGCCCTGGCCATGGTCGACGAGGCCGGGCAGATGTTCATCCAGAGCAGCACCCAGCATCCGTCCGAAACCCAGGAAATCGTGGCGCACGTACTCGGGCTGCACAGCCACGAGGTGACCGTGCAGTGCCTGCGCATGGGCGGCGGTTTCGGTGGCAAGGAAATGCAGCCGCACGGATTCGCGGCCATTGCCGCGCTCGGCGCCAAGCTGACCGGTCGACCGGTTCGATTGCGGCTCAACCGGACTCAAGATCTCACCATGTCCGGCAAGCGGCACGGCTTCCACGCCGAGTGGAAGATCGGCTTCGACGCCGAAGGCCGCATCCAAGCCTTGGACGCGACGCTGACCGCGGACGGCGGCTGGAGCCTGGACCTGTCCGAGCCGGTGCTGGCCCGCGCGCTGTGCCATATCGACAACACGTACTGGATTCCCAACGCGCACGTCGCCGGCCGCATCGCGCAGTCGAACACGGTGTCCAACACCGCCTTCCGTGGTTTCGGCGGGCCGCAGGGCATGCTGGTCATCGAGGACATCCTGGGCCGGTGCGCGCCGCTGCTGGGCCTGGACCCGGCCGAGTTGCGCGAGCGCAACTTCTACCAGCCGGGTCAGTCCACGCCGTACGGCCAGCCGGTCGGCCAGACCGATCGGATCGGCCGGATCTGGCACGAGGTGCAGAACAGCGCCGATTGGGCCGAGCGGCAGCGGGAGATCGCGATGTTCAACGCCGCGCACCCGAACACCAAGCGCGCCTTGGCGATCACGGGCATCAAGTTCGGCATCTCGTTCAACCTCACCGCCTTCAACCAGGGCGGCTCGCTGGTGCTGATCTACAAGGACGGCTCGGTCCTGATCAACCACGGCGGCACCGAGATGGGCCAGGGTCTGCACACCAAGATGATGCAGGTCGCCGCGACCACGCTCGGTATCCCGCTGCACAAGGTGCGGTTGGCGCCGACGCGGACCGACAAGGTGCCCAACACCTCCGCCACCGCGGCCAGCGCCGGCGCGGATCTCAACGGCGGCGCGATCAAGAACGCCTGTGAGCAGTTGCGCGCGCGGCTGGTGGAGGTCGCCGGGTCTCAGTTGGGCGCGAACGCCTCGGATGTTCGCATCGTCGACGGGGTCGCCCGCGTCCTCGGCAGCGATAAGGAGCTGGACTGGGACTCGCTGGTACGCACCGCGTACATGCAGCGCGTTCAGCTGTCGGCCTCCGGCTTCTATCGGACCGAGGGCCTGCACTGGGACGCGAAGATCTTCCAGGGCTCGCCGTTCAAGTACTTCGCCTACGGCGCCGCCGCGACCGAGGTGGAGGTGGACGGCTTCACCGGCGCCTACCGGATCCGGCGGGTCGACATCGTGCACGATGTCGGTGACAGTCTCTCGCCGCTGATCGATATCGGTCAGGTCGAGGGTGGCTTCGTGCAGGGCGCGGGCTGGCTGACGCTGGAAGACCTGCGGTGGGATACCAGCGACGGACCCCACCGCGGCCGGTTCCTCACCCAGGCGGCCAGCACCTACAAGCTGCCGAGCTTCTCGGAAATGCCCGAGGAATTCAATGTCACGCTGCTGGAGAACGCCACCGAAGAGGGCGCGGTCTACGGGTCCAAGGCGGTCGGCGAACCGCCGTTGATGCTGGCCTTCTCGGTGCGCGAGGCGCTGCGGCAGGCCGCCGCGGCGTTCGGGCCCGCCGGAACCAGTGTGGATCTCGGGTCCCCCGCGACGCCGGAAGCGGTGTACTGGGCGATCGAAGCCGCCCGCGGCAATGCGGGCACCGGCCACGGCCTCACCGTCGGCCACGTCCTGGCGAACGGCAACGGCCACGGCGGCAACGGTCAGGCCGGCAACGGTCAGGGCAAGAGCGCCGCGATCACCGCCGACGCTTTGAGCCGTGCCTGA
- the xdhC gene encoding xanthine dehydrogenase accessory protein XdhC, with translation MMSWVAAVARLRARREPGVLVTVATVRGHAPRKPGAKLVVGQTEAWGSVGGGNIEAVAIDRARELIDTPVAEPELMEFALNDKVTNQHGVQCCGGVVTVLLEPLPVFPAVAIFGVGHVGLELARILARHNLDLHLIDTRPEQLTDERLAVLADSEAQITVHRTLLLPEEVLADLPRGTHVLIMTHDHAEDAALCDTALRTDGLGSIGLIGSAAKWARFKQRLAAEGGHDEAAISRIKTPIGLADITGKEPATIAVSVAAELLLAFQKDVDN, from the coding sequence ATGATGAGCTGGGTCGCCGCGGTCGCGCGGTTGCGAGCACGCCGGGAACCCGGCGTACTGGTGACCGTCGCGACCGTGCGCGGCCACGCGCCGCGCAAGCCGGGCGCGAAACTCGTTGTGGGACAGACCGAAGCGTGGGGTTCGGTCGGCGGCGGCAATATCGAGGCCGTCGCGATCGATCGGGCTCGCGAATTGATCGATACCCCGGTCGCGGAGCCGGAACTGATGGAGTTCGCGCTCAACGACAAGGTCACCAATCAGCACGGGGTGCAGTGCTGCGGCGGGGTGGTGACCGTGCTGCTCGAACCGCTGCCGGTGTTCCCCGCGGTGGCGATTTTCGGGGTCGGGCACGTCGGACTGGAGCTGGCTCGGATCCTGGCCCGGCACAACCTCGATCTGCACCTGATCGACACCCGTCCCGAGCAGCTCACCGACGAACGACTCGCCGTACTCGCGGATTCCGAGGCGCAGATCACCGTACACCGCACCCTGCTGTTGCCGGAGGAGGTGCTCGCGGACCTGCCGCGCGGCACGCACGTACTGATCATGACCCACGACCACGCGGAGGACGCGGCCCTGTGCGACACCGCGCTGCGGACCGACGGTCTCGGCTCGATCGGGCTGATCGGTTCCGCCGCCAAGTGGGCCCGCTTCAAGCAGCGCCTGGCCGCCGAGGGCGGTCACGACGAAGCCGCCATCAGCCGGATCAAGACTCCGATCGGCCTGGCCGACATCACCGGCAAGGAGCCCGCCACCATCGCGGTGAGCGTCGCGGCCGAGCTGCTGCTGGCCTTCCAGAAGGACGTCGACAACTGA
- a CDS encoding dihydrofolate reductase family protein, whose amino-acid sequence MAALYTFDVFSSLDGFGAAGGDWSGYWGKQGPELLGHRLELYRQDQRMVLGANTYRAFAQMLADSNEDSDVRDPWVTRMRNLPTTVVSTTLAEPLDWPDGTVERGDAVDVVARLKAESPVPLRSHGSLSMNRALMATGLVDRVQVTLFPVITGRSGLEPIFEGAADFDLELIEHRTLDGDIQELVYRPTLHG is encoded by the coding sequence ATGGCCGCTCTCTACACGTTCGACGTCTTTTCCAGCCTCGACGGCTTCGGCGCCGCCGGGGGCGACTGGTCCGGCTACTGGGGCAAACAAGGTCCCGAATTGCTCGGCCATCGGCTCGAGCTGTATCGCCAGGACCAGCGAATGGTGCTCGGAGCCAACACCTATCGAGCGTTCGCGCAAATGCTGGCCGACAGCAACGAGGACTCCGACGTGCGTGACCCGTGGGTCACGCGGATGCGGAACCTGCCGACGACGGTGGTGTCGACGACGCTGGCGGAACCGCTCGACTGGCCCGACGGGACCGTCGAGCGCGGCGATGCCGTCGATGTGGTCGCCCGGCTCAAAGCCGAGTCGCCCGTACCCTTGCGCTCGCACGGCAGTTTGTCGATGAACCGGGCGCTGATGGCGACCGGACTGGTAGACCGCGTTCAAGTGACGCTGTTTCCGGTGATCACCGGCAGGAGCGGCTTGGAGCCCATCTTCGAGGGTGCGGCCGACTTCGATCTCGAGCTGATCGAGCACCGGACACTCGACGGCGACATCCAAGAATTGGTCTATCGGCCCACCCTGCACGGCTGA
- a CDS encoding AMP-binding protein gives MITDVVEVVAEVPVSRRALYELLVDPHNYPRILLGVGACEPLEPIDGQPRVRFRIGSVEAGIRTIDVRPSVVRWYERLELHCAAEGSFASIRLRGEDERTRVIITFFAVGRVHPALAEVTKAQLSQWVQDGLDRAVDMVRGKPTSVVVNAEDSPVRRRAGVARQMVASGVVTSRPDIGVKQMRGLARWGFNLAGGYAAGAAHSPDRVAVIDERGSRTFAEMDARTTALAGAMATLGLGSGDAIGLLARNHRGMVETMVAAGKLGVDVVLMNAGLSGRTLEEIVQRDRLMALFVDSELEELVKYLRVDIPRINTDEPPPDTGRTTVDDLIAQGEKKFRMPSQPGRLVVLTSGTSGTPKGARRPHPRGFGTIAALLSRIPLRMHEIMLIPAPLFHTWGLAGLQISTALRATTVLPEQFDAEDTLRLIAEHQVTSLLVVPTMVERILDLPPAVRARYDVSSLRVVASCGAPLAAATVLRFFDTFGDLLYNVYGSTEVSWATIATPADMRLSPMTAGRPPLGTKVAVLGEDRRPVPIGAVGRIFVGNHMLFDGYVSAAPPEEVKGLLDTGDVGYLDAAGRLYIAGRDDEMIISGGENVFPRPVEEALALLPQVSEVAVVGVPDRDFGQRLAAFVVKREGVGLDPEMVRNYIRNRLGRVSVPRDVAFLSHLPRGETGKVLKRFLVGFDGAHS, from the coding sequence TTGATTACCGATGTTGTCGAAGTGGTCGCGGAGGTCCCGGTCTCCCGGCGCGCGCTCTATGAACTGTTGGTAGATCCGCACAATTACCCGCGGATCCTGTTGGGAGTCGGTGCCTGTGAACCACTCGAGCCGATAGACGGTCAGCCGCGGGTGCGGTTCCGGATCGGGTCCGTCGAGGCCGGAATCCGGACCATCGACGTGCGGCCGAGTGTGGTGCGCTGGTACGAGCGGCTGGAGCTGCACTGCGCGGCCGAGGGCAGTTTCGCGTCGATCCGGCTGCGTGGTGAGGATGAGCGGACCCGGGTGATCATCACCTTCTTCGCCGTGGGGCGGGTGCATCCGGCGCTCGCCGAAGTGACGAAAGCCCAGCTCTCGCAGTGGGTTCAGGACGGCCTGGATCGCGCCGTAGACATGGTGCGGGGCAAGCCCACCTCCGTCGTGGTGAATGCCGAGGATTCCCCGGTGCGGCGCCGCGCGGGCGTGGCCCGGCAGATGGTGGCCAGCGGAGTGGTGACCAGCCGTCCCGATATCGGCGTCAAGCAGATGCGCGGACTGGCGCGCTGGGGATTCAACCTCGCCGGCGGTTACGCGGCGGGCGCCGCGCATTCACCGGATCGCGTCGCGGTGATCGATGAGCGGGGCAGCCGGACCTTCGCCGAGATGGACGCGCGCACCACCGCGTTGGCGGGCGCCATGGCCACCCTCGGGCTCGGCTCCGGCGACGCGATCGGACTGCTGGCCCGCAACCACCGCGGCATGGTCGAAACCATGGTCGCCGCAGGCAAACTCGGCGTCGACGTGGTGCTGATGAACGCGGGGCTGTCCGGGCGGACGCTCGAGGAGATCGTGCAGCGCGACCGGCTGATGGCGCTGTTCGTCGACAGCGAGCTCGAGGAACTCGTCAAGTACCTACGGGTGGACATTCCCCGGATCAATACCGACGAGCCGCCGCCGGACACCGGGCGCACCACGGTGGACGACCTGATCGCGCAGGGGGAAAAGAAGTTCCGGATGCCGTCCCAGCCGGGCCGGCTGGTGGTGCTGACCTCCGGAACCAGCGGCACCCCGAAGGGTGCGCGCCGTCCGCACCCGCGCGGTTTCGGCACCATCGCCGCACTGCTGTCGCGAATCCCGTTGCGCATGCACGAGATCATGCTGATCCCGGCCCCGCTGTTCCACACCTGGGGGCTGGCCGGTTTGCAGATCAGTACGGCGTTGCGGGCCACCACGGTGCTGCCGGAACAGTTCGACGCCGAGGACACGCTGCGCCTGATCGCCGAGCACCAGGTCACCAGCCTGCTGGTGGTGCCGACCATGGTGGAACGCATCCTCGACCTACCGCCCGCGGTGCGCGCCCGCTACGACGTGTCGAGCCTGCGGGTAGTCGCGAGCTGTGGTGCGCCGCTGGCGGCCGCGACCGTGCTGCGCTTCTTCGATACCTTCGGCGACCTGCTGTACAACGTCTACGGTTCCACCGAGGTGTCGTGGGCGACCATCGCCACGCCCGCGGATATGCGCCTGTCGCCGATGACGGCGGGCCGCCCGCCGCTGGGCACGAAAGTCGCTGTGCTGGGCGAGGATCGACGGCCGGTGCCGATCGGCGCGGTGGGCCGGATCTTCGTCGGCAACCACATGCTGTTCGACGGCTACGTCAGCGCCGCGCCGCCGGAGGAGGTCAAGGGGCTGCTCGACACCGGCGACGTCGGCTACCTGGACGCCGCGGGCCGGCTCTACATCGCGGGGCGCGACGACGAAATGATCATCTCCGGTGGCGAGAACGTCTTCCCGCGCCCGGTCGAGGAGGCGCTGGCCCTGCTACCGCAGGTCAGTGAAGTCGCGGTGGTCGGTGTCCCGGATCGCGACTTCGGGCAGCGGCTCGCCGCGTTTGTGGTGAAACGCGAAGGGGTGGGCCTGGATCCGGAGATGGTGCGTAACTACATCCGCAACCGGCTCGGCCGGGTATCGGTGCCGCGGGACGTGGCGTTCCTCAGTCACCTGCCGCGCGGGGAGACCGGGAAGGTGCTCAAACGGTTCCTGGTGGGCTTCGACGGCGCGCACAGCTGA